The genomic region CTGTTTCAGTTGTCTGACCTTGGAAAACAGATACTTTCTCTCTTCGATAGTGAAGTCATCGATTACCGTAAGAGACCTGGACTTGAATACGTTGTGCATACGCTTCCTCCAAAAAAAAATCAGCCTTGGAAAAGACTGATTCAACAAATAAGAAAGAAAAGGGAAAAAGGTGATAAACCCGGTCTGTTGCTGCATAGGGTACAGCCCCGCCAATTCATCTGCATACTTCTGCCCTCCTCACCTTTAGGTACTACCCAATTTACATTTCTGCCTATTTTGCAACAAATCATATATTTCTTCAAGCATCAAAAGAGACTTTTTTCAATCAAATATCCAAATACATAGGGTGACCCATGCTATCAGGTAACAGTTCTTGGCATATGCGTGCAAAGCGTACATCAATTACCTTACACCATGACAATTTTGATTTTCAAAATGAAAACTTACGTCAAATCTGCACCATTACTATCACATATTTGATATCTATCTTGCATTTACTATGTTTTAGGAACTTTTCTATACTACATTATCTGAAATTATAATTAAAAATATTTAAATGAATTTATGTTTATATAAATTATATTTTAGTATTTTTATAAATCAATAAATAATCAAATAAACAATTTTCTTTTGACATGGGTTCGTTCTCATAATATAATGGCAAGGTCAAGTGTGCATTGCACACAGCATTCACATTTTTCAAGGAGAAAAAAGAATGAAAAAAATCACTGTTGCCTTGCTGTCTGCCCTTTTTGTCACAGCCAGCGTGTTTGCCCAAGGCGGAACGGAAACGCAGGCTACCGCTCCAGCAAAAACCAATGAGCCGTTCAAGGTAGGTTTCCTTTATATTTCTGCTCCCGGTGACTTTGGCTACTCCTATGCCCACGACCAAGGCACAAAGGCTGCTGAAAAATATTTCGGAGACAAGATTAAAGTCTATCGTGCTGAAAATGTCCCTGAAAACCAGGACAGCGAACGCTACATGGAAGATATGATTGATGAAGGCTGCAAGATGATTTTTGCTACTTCATATAACTATATGGATTATGTCCTTCAGGAAGCACAGGCTCATCCTGACGTTTATTTCGAGCACTGTTCCGGTTACAAGACTGCTGCAAATATGTCAAACTACTTCGGCAGGATGTATCAGATGCGTTATCTCTCAGGTATGATTGCCGGCAAAATGAGCAAGAGCGGAAAGATCGGCTATGTCGGTGCCTATAATACTCCTGAAGTTGTGCGTGGTATCGATGCCTTCACACTCGGCGCACGTTCCATCAACCCGAAAGCAACAGTGACTGTCGTATGGACAAACACATGGTTTGATCCAGCTCTTGAAAGACAGGGTGCTGTTTCTCTCCTTGACCAGGGCTGCGATATAATTGCACAGCACCAGGACACCACGGAACCTGCAAAGGCTGCAATCGAGAGAGGTTGCTATGCCATCGGTTACAATGCAGATTTCAGAAGCATCATCAAATCAGACAACGTATTGGTTTCCCCGATGTGGAACTGGGGCAACTACGTAATTCCTGAAATCAAGGCTGCCATGGATGGAACATGGAAGAGTCAGTCCTATTGGGGTGGCTTGGATGACAAGATGATCCAGCTTTCTGAGATTTCTCCGTTGGTACCGAAAGATTTCCAGGATAAGGTTGCAGCAACGGAAGCCAAGATGGCTGATGATTCCTTTGATGTCTTCTGGGGTGAACTCAAAGACAACCAGGGCAAGGTCCGCCAGCAAGCCGGTGAAAAGATGTCTGATGCAGATATGCTCAGCCTCGACTGGTTTGTGGAAGGTGTCATCGGCTCTGTCAAATAATTTAGGGATAGACCGGACACATCCGGTCTAAAGCCTATTGGATAATAGGGGTGGGGAATTCCCTGCCCCTATTTTGCATCAATCGGCCTGACAAGCCATCAAACAGGAACAGTTATGGAAAATATACCTGTCGTCGAGATGCAGCACATTACCAAACGTTTCCCTGGCGTCGTCGCAAACGAAGATGTCAACCTTACGCTTCATAAAGGAGAAGTACTTGCTCTCCTAGGGGAAAACGGAGCTGGAAAAAGCACCTTGATGAACATGCTCGTCGGTCTCTACAGACCTGATGAAGGAAAAATACTGGTCAACGGCAAACTTGCACGCATCGAAAATCCAAATGACTCAATGAAACTCGGCATCGGTATGGTACATCAGGAATTCATGCTGGTAGACAACCTCACGGTTGCGGAGAACATAGTGCTTGGTCTGAGAGACCTGCCTGTCGTACCGGACTTTGAAAGAATCTGCTCTGAATTGACACAGCTCAGCAAAAAATATGATCTGCATGTCGAACCACGCAGAAAAATAAGCTCACTTACAGTAGGTGAGCAGCAAAGGGTGGAAATACTTAAATTGCTCTATAGAGGAGCAAATATACTGATCCTTGACGAACCGACGGCTGTTTTGACCCCACAGGAATCCAAGGAACTGAACATGATCATCAAGAAAATGCTCAGTGAAGGCAAAAGTGCTATCTTCATTACCCACAAGATGGCGGAGGTCAAGGAATTTTCTGATACAGTAATGGTCCTGCGCAAAGGCAAATGTGTCGGTACAAAACCGACTTCA from Spirochaetia bacterium harbors:
- a CDS encoding BMP family ABC transporter substrate-binding protein, with protein sequence MKKITVALLSALFVTASVFAQGGTETQATAPAKTNEPFKVGFLYISAPGDFGYSYAHDQGTKAAEKYFGDKIKVYRAENVPENQDSERYMEDMIDEGCKMIFATSYNYMDYVLQEAQAHPDVYFEHCSGYKTAANMSNYFGRMYQMRYLSGMIAGKMSKSGKIGYVGAYNTPEVVRGIDAFTLGARSINPKATVTVVWTNTWFDPALERQGAVSLLDQGCDIIAQHQDTTEPAKAAIERGCYAIGYNADFRSIIKSDNVLVSPMWNWGNYVIPEIKAAMDGTWKSQSYWGGLDDKMIQLSEISPLVPKDFQDKVAATEAKMADDSFDVFWGELKDNQGKVRQQAGEKMSDADMLSLDWFVEGVIGSVK